A single region of the Thermoanaerobaculum aquaticum genome encodes:
- a CDS encoding cytochrome c3 family protein, which translates to MKKVLVVFASLILAVGLASAASIVGSKHDLRASGGGTPTGQGLTEVCVVCHTPHQASAANGQYPLWNHQGTATASFGVYSSPTMNATPAEIGGAAMGSQSVSLLCMSCHDGTVSVLAMYNNPPSGAPTVNPISGRIDASGRIISTANIGTNLTDDHPVNFTYNTALANADGGLVDPATSPTIQGWLVAGTVQCASCHDVHDPQYTPFLRADNTGSALCLTCHIK; encoded by the coding sequence ATGAAGAAAGTTTTGGTTGTCTTTGCTTCTCTTATCTTGGCGGTGGGTCTCGCCAGCGCCGCTTCCATCGTGGGCTCCAAGCACGACCTGCGGGCCTCCGGGGGCGGCACCCCCACCGGCCAAGGGTTAACGGAGGTTTGCGTGGTGTGCCACACCCCCCACCAGGCGAGCGCTGCCAACGGCCAGTATCCACTGTGGAACCACCAGGGTACAGCTACTGCCAGCTTTGGGGTCTACAGCAGCCCCACCATGAACGCCACCCCGGCGGAAATTGGCGGGGCAGCCATGGGTTCGCAGTCGGTTTCGCTCCTGTGCATGAGCTGCCACGATGGAACGGTGTCGGTGTTGGCCATGTACAACAATCCACCCAGCGGTGCGCCTACAGTCAATCCCATTAGCGGACGAATTGATGCCTCCGGTCGCATCATCAGCACCGCCAACATTGGCACGAACCTGACCGATGACCATCCGGTGAACTTCACGTACAACACGGCCTTGGCCAATGCCGACGGCGGCTTGGTGGACCCAGCAACCAGCCCCACCATTCAGGGCTGGCTGGTGGCCGGGACCGTGCAGTGCGCCTCCTGCCATGACGTGCACGATCCCCAGTACACGCCGTTCCTGCGCGCTGACAACACCGGCTCGGCGCTGTGCCTCACCTGCCACATCAAGTAG
- a CDS encoding peptidylprolyl isomerase, which translates to MKHLALLTLLGTVATLGAQTPVARVGDVTISREILDENVARVLQGQYQHTRVSEEKLQELRVKELSVLIRRQLLVAGAKDRGLALPLAEARLQVAAMEKQLGPEEYQKSLKARGWTRKDHERILAETLLAEKAYQRFILNPSAVSEEEIAAFFKANPERFQWPEALRVQHILLKVSATADAKTWEKREQEAKDLVARLQRGEDFATLASQLSDDPYRVKGGDLGWVHRGRLVEPLETAVWTARVGQLLGPVRSSEGFHVVRVLERRLARPMTLDEARPLIQRELGEKKRLEAEKRFFAEVKSRHAVVILDSSLAHAAP; encoded by the coding sequence ATGAAACATCTGGCACTGCTCACGCTTCTGGGAACAGTAGCAACGCTGGGCGCGCAAACACCGGTGGCCCGGGTGGGGGATGTGACCATTTCCCGGGAGATTTTGGACGAAAACGTGGCCCGGGTGCTTCAGGGCCAGTACCAACACACCCGGGTGAGCGAGGAGAAACTGCAGGAGCTGCGGGTGAAAGAGCTTTCTGTCCTCATCCGCCGGCAGCTTCTGGTGGCGGGAGCCAAAGACCGGGGTCTCGCCTTGCCGCTTGCCGAAGCTCGGCTGCAGGTGGCGGCCATGGAAAAGCAGCTGGGCCCGGAGGAGTATCAAAAATCCTTAAAAGCCCGGGGCTGGACCAGAAAAGACCACGAGCGGATCCTGGCGGAAACCCTCCTCGCCGAAAAAGCCTATCAGCGCTTCATCCTTAACCCGTCGGCTGTCAGTGAGGAGGAAATCGCGGCCTTTTTCAAAGCTAACCCAGAGCGTTTCCAGTGGCCCGAAGCGTTGCGCGTCCAGCATATTCTCCTCAAGGTTTCCGCTACCGCCGACGCCAAGACCTGGGAAAAACGCGAGCAAGAAGCAAAGGACCTCGTTGCCCGCCTGCAACGGGGGGAAGATTTCGCCACCTTGGCTTCCCAGCTTTCCGATGACCCTTACCGGGTCAAGGGCGGGGATTTGGGCTGGGTGCACCGCGGGCGCCTGGTGGAACCGCTGGAAACCGCAGTGTGGACCGCCCGGGTGGGACAGCTTCTAGGACCTGTGCGCTCCTCCGAAGGGTTTCACGTGGTCAGGGTGCTGGAGCGGCGGCTTGCCCGGCCCATGACGCTTGATGAAGCGCGGCCCCTCATTCAGCGGGAGCTTGGGGAAAAGAAGAGGCTTGAAGCGGAAAAGCGCTTCTTTGCCGAAGTGAAGAGCCGTCACGCCGTGGTGATCCTGGATTCCAGCTTGGCCCATGCGGCACCTTAA